In Ruminococcaceae bacterium BL-4, one DNA window encodes the following:
- the yidC gene encoding Oxa1Ec — MIQIFSSIGSVFGYVLWFLFSLVKNFGVAIILFTILVFAIQIPFYIKQQRSSVGMQKVQKKMKELQKIYANDKARLAEEQQKLYEKEGIKPAGGCLTMLLPLLIMMGLFYSFAMPLSNTLHIQSDHIAEIKSVADHVPGYQQSDAGFLGLNQFYGELQIVKNYDNVKGQISTLTPEETEKLDSFSKGFSFLGMDLLDSPTSSSDFFGQLFHSNLFMIPLLCLILQVCMQFFMNKMQPGMQQQMGCMKAAMYGMAIYMAYLAAVIPAGVGLYYIANSLLNIGRMLLMNKYYSPEIMNSHVEASHLARMELNEAEKEPLPAEVQLQLAEKLERRMEAQKARKKKTAAGRKDAQQKNSSAKLPAKTKSSNDYLGKKK, encoded by the coding sequence ATGATCCAGATTTTTAGTTCAATTGGTAGCGTCTTTGGATATGTGCTGTGGTTTTTGTTTTCGCTGGTAAAAAACTTTGGTGTTGCAATTATTCTATTTACTATTTTGGTATTTGCAATCCAGATTCCGTTTTATATTAAACAGCAGCGCAGTTCCGTTGGAATGCAAAAAGTTCAGAAAAAAATGAAGGAACTGCAAAAAATTTATGCCAACGATAAAGCTCGTTTGGCAGAAGAGCAGCAGAAGCTTTATGAAAAAGAAGGAATCAAACCCGCCGGCGGCTGTTTAACGATGTTGCTGCCGCTATTGATCATGATGGGATTGTTTTATTCTTTTGCAATGCCTCTTTCTAATACATTGCATATTCAAAGTGATCATATTGCAGAGATTAAGAGCGTTGCAGACCACGTTCCGGGATATCAGCAATCAGACGCTGGCTTTCTAGGATTAAATCAGTTCTATGGAGAACTGCAGATCGTAAAGAATTATGATAACGTAAAGGGACAGATCTCAACACTGACACCGGAAGAAACTGAAAAGTTAGATTCTTTTAGTAAAGGATTTTCTTTTCTTGGAATGGATCTTCTAGATTCTCCAACTTCTTCGTCTGACTTTTTTGGACAACTCTTCCACAGCAATCTATTTATGATTCCGCTTTTGTGTTTGATTTTACAGGTATGTATGCAGTTTTTCATGAATAAAATGCAGCCCGGAATGCAGCAGCAAATGGGTTGTATGAAGGCTGCAATGTATGGGATGGCAATTTATATGGCATATCTGGCTGCTGTAATTCCAGCTGGTGTTGGCCTTTATTATATTGCAAACTCTCTTCTAAATATTGGACGAATGCTTTTGATGAATAAATATTATTCACCGGAAATTATGAATTCTCATGTAGAAGCTTCCCATCTTGCAAGAATGGAACTCAATGAAGCAGAGAAAGAACCGCTTCCTGCCGAAGTTCAGTTACAGCTTGCAGAAAAATTAGAGAGACGCATGGAAGCACAGAAGGCAAGGAAAAAGAAAACAGCAGCAGGGCGTAAAGATGCGCAGCAGAAAAATTCTTCTGCAAAATTGCCTGCAAAAACAAAAAGTTCCAATGATTATTTAGGAAAAAAGAAATAA
- the ytjA gene encoding membrane protein insertion efficiency factor (Evidence 2a : Function from experimental evidences in other organisms; PubMedId : 19306042, 21803992; Product type f : factor), which produces MVKKLFLKLIEFYQKVISPRHPPCCKYIPTCSAYAKEAIERFGALKGGLLAIWRILRCNPFSRGGYDPVPEKKQIK; this is translated from the coding sequence ATGGTAAAAAAGCTTTTTTTAAAGCTCATTGAATTTTATCAAAAAGTAATTTCTCCGCGGCATCCACCTTGCTGCAAGTATATTCCAACCTGTTCTGCCTATGCAAAAGAGGCGATCGAGCGTTTTGGAGCCTTAAAAGGAGGCTTACTTGCAATATGGAGAATTTTACGATGTAATCCGTTCAGCCGGGGCGGATATGATCCTGTTCCGGAAAAAAAGCAAATCAAATGA
- a CDS encoding Jag protein, which produces MKEAIGIGDTVEKAKEDAYQKLGVESDEVEYEVLELPIKKTLGLFGGNPAKVRAYIEDNSAEIAKNYLSSILNAMGLDEVEIKAESQENGAMLTITGEDIGFIIGHRGETLDALQYLSGLVVNHKRDDYFRITLDIGNYREKRRETLEALGKKMAGKSLKYGRNFPLEPMNPYERRIIHTAVSEVEGAKSWSEGQDLARHVVIGPEAGERPVNYRNNNRRPYNNNRSGGFQGQNRPYQNNRYPVKTNHSAPVYGRIDRSPEEKPAFHSPKPEQRTASAEAKTPFLYGRIDVKKEKEE; this is translated from the coding sequence ATGAAAGAAGCCATCGGGATTGGAGATACTGTAGAAAAAGCAAAAGAAGATGCTTATCAGAAACTCGGGGTGGAATCAGACGAAGTCGAGTATGAAGTTCTCGAGCTTCCAATCAAAAAGACGCTTGGTCTTTTTGGAGGAAATCCTGCAAAAGTAAGAGCTTATATAGAAGATAATTCAGCAGAAATTGCAAAAAATTATCTTTCTTCGATTTTAAATGCGATGGGTTTAGATGAGGTCGAAATCAAAGCAGAATCGCAGGAAAATGGTGCGATGTTAACGATTACCGGAGAAGATATTGGATTTATTATCGGTCATCGTGGAGAAACTTTGGATGCCCTGCAGTATTTGAGCGGCCTTGTTGTCAATCATAAACGAGATGATTATTTTCGTATTACGCTGGATATTGGAAATTATCGCGAAAAACGCCGTGAAACATTAGAAGCACTCGGAAAGAAAATGGCAGGAAAATCACTTAAGTACGGTCGTAATTTTCCGTTGGAGCCAATGAATCCTTATGAGCGCAGGATTATTCATACCGCTGTTTCTGAAGTAGAAGGAGCAAAAAGCTGGAGTGAAGGACAAGATCTTGCCCGTCATGTTGTAATTGGTCCGGAAGCCGGAGAACGTCCGGTAAATTATAGGAATAATAATAGACGTCCTTACAATAATAATCGCAGCGGCGGATTTCAAGGGCAGAATAGGCCATACCAAAATAATCGCTATCCTGTAAAAACAAATCATTCTGCACCGGTTTATGGCAGAATTGATCGTTCTCCAGAAGAAAAGCCCGCTTTTCATTCTCCAAAACCAGAGCAGAGAACAGCTTCTGCAGAGGCAAAAACACCATTTCTTTATGGCAGAATTGATGTCAAAAAAGAGAAGGAAGAATAA
- the nocA gene encoding DNA-binding protein Spo0J-like (Evidence 2a : Function from experimental evidences in other organisms; PubMedId : 11807071, 15210112, 16549676, 25568309, 28500529, 31152469; Product type f : factor), whose product MRQKILELNIDAIHPNPSQPRKFFGEEELRSLAESIQRNGLIQPIVVRRTLKGYELVAGERRLRACKMAGLWVIPAVLSEYSENESAVMALIENLQRSNLNLFEEAEGIRRLMQKANLTQEECAQRLGKSQSSVANKLRLLNLSLDLRQQIISAGLTERHARALLRLPEKSRQKTLDSILSQKLNVQQTEQMVDKLLNPNKKQKSSAPRRLLIIKDVRIFGNTIDHAVKTLQSAGVQAEASCSKKEDCLEWVIRITQKKRPA is encoded by the coding sequence ATGCGTCAGAAAATTTTAGAACTGAATATTGACGCGATTCATCCGAATCCCTCTCAGCCAAGAAAATTTTTCGGAGAAGAAGAACTTCGTTCTCTTGCAGAAAGTATCCAGAGAAACGGATTGATTCAGCCAATCGTTGTTCGCAGAACTTTAAAAGGATATGAGCTGGTTGCGGGAGAACGGAGGCTTCGTGCTTGCAAAATGGCGGGATTATGGGTAATTCCAGCAGTCCTTTCAGAATATTCTGAAAATGAGAGTGCAGTTATGGCATTAATCGAGAACTTGCAGCGTTCCAATCTAAATCTATTTGAAGAAGCAGAAGGAATCCGGCGCCTTATGCAGAAAGCAAACTTGACGCAGGAAGAATGTGCGCAGCGCTTGGGGAAAAGCCAATCGTCTGTGGCAAATAAATTACGGCTGCTGAACCTTTCTCTCGATTTGCGGCAACAAATTATTTCTGCAGGACTCACAGAGCGCCATGCCAGAGCACTGCTTCGGCTGCCGGAAAAATCCCGTCAAAAAACATTGGACTCCATTTTAAGTCAAAAATTAAATGTCCAGCAGACGGAGCAAATGGTGGACAAACTTCTAAATCCAAATAAAAAGCAAAAATCTTCCGCACCACGCAGACTTTTAATTATTAAAGATGTGCGGATTTTTGGAAATACAATTGATCATGCGGTAAAAACATTGCAGAGCGCAGGGGTGCAGGCCGAAGCGTCATGCAGCAAAAAGGAGGATTGCCTCGAATGGGTGATCCGAATTACACAAAAAAAACGGCCTGCCTAA
- the trmF gene encoding tRNA uridine 5-carboxymethylaminomethyl modification enzyme (Evidence 2a : Function from experimental evidences in other organisms; PubMedId : 11914360, 14993678, 17062623, 26735940; Product type e : enzyme) — translation MGTEYEAENCEVAVIGAGHAGIEAGLASARLGAKTIVFTINLDAVGNCPCNPCIGGTAKGHLVREIDALGGEMGKTADQTFLQSRMLNLGKGPAVHSLRCQIDRREYSKVMKHKLELQDGLELKQAEVTELTKEDDGWKLVTRMGAVYHTKAVVIATGTFLGGKIYVGDVSYKSGPDGMFPASFLTQSLVKLGLRLRRFKTGTPARVKRGSIDFTGLEEQCGDEPVVPFSYDTLVPGKNKAVCHVSWTNDRTKEIILKNIGRSPLYAGKIEGIGPRYCPSIEDKIMRFKDKPRHQLFIEPCGMDTEEMYLQGMSSSLPEDVQLAFYHTIKGLEHVQIMRFAYAIEYDCVDPLQMENTLEFTDFPGLYGAGQFNGSSGYEEAAAQGIVAGINAALKVKNRPPMILDRASSYIGTLVDDLVTKGVMDPYRMMTSRSEYRLVLRQDNADERLTPIGRKIGLISDERWERFLKKEEQKKEERTRAEKTILSPSEALNQLLVSRGTTPISSGVRLSDLLKRPELSYKALEPIDTTRPDFPEAIFENVEIELKYEGYIRRQKSEIEEMRRLEGKQLPKGTDYQTITGLRSEAQEKLNCVRPANIGQASRISGVSPADISVLLIWLQKESRKEQINGEH, via the coding sequence ATGGGAACTGAGTATGAAGCGGAAAATTGTGAGGTTGCGGTTATCGGTGCAGGACATGCCGGAATAGAGGCAGGGCTTGCCAGTGCGCGGCTTGGCGCGAAGACGATTGTTTTTACGATTAATCTGGATGCGGTTGGAAATTGTCCCTGTAATCCTTGTATTGGGGGAACAGCGAAAGGACACCTTGTAAGAGAAATTGATGCGCTGGGCGGTGAAATGGGAAAAACAGCGGATCAAACATTTTTGCAGAGCCGTATGTTGAATTTAGGAAAAGGGCCGGCTGTGCATTCTCTGCGGTGCCAAATTGACCGTCGGGAGTATTCCAAAGTAATGAAGCATAAGCTGGAATTACAGGATGGATTGGAGCTTAAGCAGGCCGAAGTAACGGAATTAACGAAAGAAGACGACGGCTGGAAACTGGTTACTCGGATGGGAGCTGTCTATCACACAAAAGCGGTAGTGATTGCGACAGGAACTTTTCTCGGAGGAAAAATTTATGTAGGAGACGTCAGTTATAAAAGTGGGCCGGATGGAATGTTTCCTGCAAGTTTTCTCACGCAGAGTCTTGTAAAATTGGGTCTTCGTCTGCGTCGTTTTAAAACTGGAACGCCGGCGCGGGTGAAGCGAGGATCGATTGATTTTACAGGTCTTGAAGAACAATGCGGAGATGAACCGGTTGTTCCATTTTCTTATGATACGCTTGTTCCGGGAAAAAATAAGGCAGTATGTCATGTTTCGTGGACAAATGATCGTACAAAAGAGATCATTCTCAAAAATATTGGGCGCAGTCCCCTTTACGCAGGAAAAATTGAAGGAATTGGGCCGCGGTACTGTCCTAGTATTGAAGATAAAATTATGCGTTTTAAAGACAAGCCGCGTCATCAGCTTTTTATTGAACCATGTGGAATGGATACAGAAGAAATGTATTTGCAGGGCATGAGTTCTTCTTTACCGGAAGATGTGCAGCTGGCGTTTTACCATACGATTAAAGGCTTGGAACATGTACAGATCATGCGATTTGCCTATGCAATTGAATATGATTGCGTAGATCCTCTGCAAATGGAAAATACATTGGAATTTACAGATTTTCCAGGTCTTTATGGAGCCGGACAGTTTAATGGATCTTCGGGATATGAAGAAGCTGCCGCACAGGGAATCGTTGCAGGAATTAATGCAGCATTAAAAGTGAAAAATCGTCCGCCGATGATTCTTGACAGAGCGAGTTCTTATATTGGAACATTAGTAGATGATTTGGTGACAAAAGGGGTAATGGACCCTTACCGCATGATGACTTCCCGCAGTGAATATCGTTTGGTACTGCGGCAGGATAATGCAGATGAGCGTCTGACCCCGATTGGAAGAAAAATCGGTTTGATTTCAGATGAGCGCTGGGAACGTTTTCTCAAAAAGGAAGAACAGAAAAAAGAGGAAAGAACGCGTGCAGAAAAGACTATTCTATCGCCATCGGAGGCACTAAATCAGCTTCTTGTTTCACGTGGAACAACGCCGATTTCCAGCGGTGTAAGACTTTCTGATCTGTTAAAACGGCCGGAGCTTTCTTATAAAGCTTTGGAGCCTATCGATACCACTCGTCCCGATTTTCCAGAGGCAATTTTTGAGAATGTAGAGATTGAATTAAAATATGAAGGATATATTCGCCGCCAGAAATCAGAGATTGAAGAGATGCGCCGATTAGAAGGAAAACAGCTTCCAAAGGGGACAGACTATCAAACAATTACAGGGCTGCGCTCGGAGGCACAGGAAAAGCTGAATTGTGTGCGTCCTGCCAATATTGGGCAGGCAAGTCGAATTTCGGGAGTCAGCCCTGCCGATATCAGTGTACTTTTAATTTGGCTGCAGAAGGAAAGTAGAAAGGAACAAATCAATGGAGAACATTGA
- the dnaA gene encoding chromosomal replication initiator informational ATPase (Evidence 2a : Function from experimental evidences in other organisms; PubMedId : 2167836, 2846289, 12682299, 16120674, 1779750, 28166228; Product type f : factor) — protein sequence MDFTPETWELICNYCRSQITEVAYTTWISRIEPINLDFSTGTATLKVPNEFHKQTILHYYADLLKDAFQQVFNGQTINLDLQTPDEIKEAKPQEDKLPMDDYEYTFESFIVGSSNKFAHAACMAVATQPASRYNPLFIYGNSGLGKTHLLYAICNRIKKDHPEMNILYIKGDDFTNELIEAIRRGNTAQFHNFYRNADILLVDDIQFIAGKESTQEEFFHTFNTLYEAKKQIVLTSDRPPKEIATLEDRLRSRFEWGLTADIQPPDFETRIAIIKRKEELLDIHLDDTVEEYIANQLKSNIRQLEGAVKKMKAYSIIDVPPNISTARAAISDIITNSQPVSVTVEKIIDEVARTYGAVPEDIRSGKRNSNISKARQVAMYVIKEVLGMSTSEIGDEFGGRDHSTVVYAIQQVEKNQEKNSQFKATVNDIIKNIRDR from the coding sequence ATGGATTTTACACCCGAAACCTGGGAATTGATCTGTAATTACTGTCGTTCCCAAATCACTGAAGTAGCCTATACAACGTGGATCAGCCGAATTGAACCAATCAATCTTGATTTTTCAACGGGAACCGCCACGCTGAAAGTTCCAAATGAATTTCATAAACAAACCATTCTGCATTATTATGCGGATCTTTTAAAGGACGCTTTTCAGCAGGTCTTTAACGGACAAACCATCAATCTCGATCTTCAGACTCCCGACGAGATAAAAGAAGCAAAACCACAAGAGGACAAGCTTCCAATGGATGATTATGAATATACATTTGAATCCTTTATTGTTGGTTCCAGCAATAAATTTGCCCATGCTGCCTGCATGGCAGTTGCCACTCAGCCAGCCTCCCGCTATAATCCGCTTTTTATCTATGGAAATTCCGGACTCGGAAAAACACATTTGCTTTATGCAATCTGTAATCGAATCAAAAAAGATCATCCGGAAATGAACATTCTCTACATAAAGGGTGACGATTTTACCAATGAGCTGATTGAAGCGATCCGCCGTGGAAATACGGCTCAGTTTCATAACTTTTACCGCAATGCGGATATTCTTCTGGTCGATGATATTCAGTTTATTGCCGGCAAGGAATCTACTCAGGAAGAATTCTTCCATACCTTCAATACTCTTTATGAGGCAAAAAAGCAGATCGTTCTAACGAGTGATCGCCCTCCAAAAGAAATTGCAACTTTGGAGGATCGTCTGCGCAGCCGTTTTGAATGGGGACTAACAGCAGATATTCAGCCGCCTGATTTCGAAACACGAATTGCAATCATCAAGCGAAAAGAAGAACTATTAGATATTCATCTGGACGATACCGTCGAAGAATATATTGCAAATCAGCTAAAAAGTAATATTCGTCAGCTGGAAGGCGCTGTCAAAAAGATGAAAGCATATTCCATCATTGATGTGCCGCCAAATATTTCGACTGCAAGAGCAGCTATCAGTGATATTATCACAAATTCTCAGCCGGTTTCCGTCACCGTCGAAAAAATTATCGACGAAGTGGCAAGAACCTATGGAGCTGTACCGGAAGATATTCGTTCCGGAAAGAGAAACTCCAATATCAGTAAAGCACGTCAAGTTGCCATGTATGTGATCAAAGAAGTTCTTGGAATGTCCACTTCTGAAATTGGTGATGAATTTGGAGGAAGAGATCATTCTACTGTAGTCTATGCAATTCAGCAAGTCGAAAAAAATCAGGAAAAAAACAGTCAGTTTAAAGCAACGGTCAACGACATTATCAAAAATATTCGTGACCGATGA
- the rnpA gene encoding Ribonuclease P protein component, translating into MDCFVSIKENRDFRRIYGRGKSLVSPLVVIYLRKNRLKTCRVGITTSKKIGNAVMRNRSRRIIRAALREVLPKIEGSYDMIVVARSRTPFVKSTDVKKKIEMLFQKSGILKHEEKKEIGNN; encoded by the coding sequence ATGGACTGTTTTGTTTCGATAAAAGAAAATCGTGATTTCCGCCGGATCTATGGTCGTGGAAAAAGTCTTGTAAGTCCACTGGTGGTAATCTATCTCAGAAAGAATCGTTTAAAAACCTGTCGGGTTGGGATTACGACCAGTAAAAAGATTGGTAATGCAGTCATGCGAAATCGTTCGCGCAGAATCATTCGGGCGGCTCTGCGGGAAGTTCTGCCAAAAATAGAGGGCAGTTATGATATGATTGTGGTGGCCCGTAGCCGTACCCCATTTGTAAAAAGTACAGATGTAAAAAAGAAAATAGAAATGCTTTTTCAAAAATCCGGAATTTTAAAACACGAAGAAAAAAAAGAGATTGGAAATAATTAG
- the parA gene encoding chromosome partitioning protein; transcriptional regulator (Evidence 2a : Function from experimental evidences in other organisms; PubMedId : 11532141, 12950914, 15659156, 15774898, 15998739, 16677298, 18077387, 28166228; Product type f : factor), whose protein sequence is MGKIIAIANQKGGVGKTTTAVNLSSALGLAGKKTLLVDIDPQGNSSSGVGINRRSLKKTTYEMLIGQATAAEVLLHTAFENLDILPSSLDLAAAELELVEQAHRESILRLDLAPLREKYDMILIDCPPSLGIITTNALCAADSILMPIQCEYYALEGLSQLMNSVKRVKRLYNSHLEIEGVLLTMYDGRLNLTQQVVGEVKKYFPKKVFAAVIPRTVRLSEAPSFGKPIQYFDKSNKGALAYNELGKEIIERAAEEG, encoded by the coding sequence ATGGGCAAAATTATTGCAATAGCCAATCAAAAAGGCGGCGTCGGAAAGACCACAACGGCGGTGAATCTTTCTTCTGCATTGGGATTAGCAGGAAAAAAGACGCTGTTGGTAGATATTGACCCGCAGGGAAATTCATCCAGCGGGGTAGGAATTAATCGCCGCAGTCTAAAAAAGACAACCTATGAGATGCTGATTGGGCAGGCAACCGCCGCAGAAGTGCTTTTACATACGGCATTTGAAAATCTTGATATTCTGCCAAGCAGTCTCGATTTAGCGGCTGCAGAGCTGGAGTTAGTGGAGCAGGCGCATCGAGAATCAATCCTCCGTCTTGATTTAGCGCCTTTGCGCGAAAAATATGATATGATTTTAATTGATTGCCCCCCATCTCTCGGAATTATTACAACCAATGCCCTTTGTGCTGCCGACTCTATTTTAATGCCCATTCAATGCGAATATTATGCCTTAGAGGGGTTAAGCCAACTGATGAACAGCGTAAAACGCGTAAAACGGCTTTATAATTCGCATTTGGAAATTGAAGGAGTCCTTTTGACCATGTATGACGGCAGACTGAATCTGACACAGCAGGTGGTCGGGGAAGTAAAAAAATATTTTCCAAAGAAAGTGTTTGCAGCAGTCATTCCAAGAACCGTGCGGCTTTCAGAAGCACCGAGCTTTGGAAAACCAATTCAATATTTTGATAAGAGCAATAAAGGTGCGCTGGCCTATAATGAATTAGGAAAAGAAATTATAGAAAGAGCAGCAGAGGAGGGGTAA
- the rsmG gene encoding 7-methylguanosine methyltransferase (16S rRNA, nucleotide G527) (Evidence 2a : Function from experimental evidences in other organisms; PubMedId : 12001236, 17238915, 17573471, 19622680, 24509311; Product type e : enzyme), with product MENIESYLVEQAEICKIKITPPLAEAFQIYLEQLLEWNEKINLTAVTDPKEAVMKHFIDSLYLTKFVDFSGKNLIDIGSGAGFPGIPLKLFEPSLSVTLLDSLQKRLRVLDDICQRLQIETKQIHGRAEECGQNLELRGKFDFVSARAVAQLPLLCEYCLPFLKRGGLFCAMKGPQPQKEIEAAQHALKELGAEVEAVKKYSLPDGEGRSLILIRQKQFMPKKYPRPGGKIKKQPL from the coding sequence ATGGAGAACATTGAATCCTATCTGGTTGAGCAAGCAGAAATCTGCAAAATTAAAATTACCCCCCCATTAGCAGAGGCTTTTCAGATTTATTTGGAGCAACTTCTCGAATGGAATGAAAAAATTAATTTGACGGCAGTTACTGATCCAAAAGAAGCTGTGATGAAGCATTTTATTGACAGTTTATATCTGACGAAATTTGTCGATTTTTCTGGTAAAAATCTTATTGATATTGGTTCCGGTGCCGGTTTTCCCGGAATTCCATTAAAACTTTTTGAACCATCCCTTTCGGTTACTTTGCTCGACAGTCTTCAAAAACGCTTGCGTGTGCTAGATGATATTTGCCAAAGACTGCAAATTGAAACAAAACAGATTCATGGCAGAGCAGAAGAATGCGGACAAAATTTAGAACTGCGCGGAAAATTTGATTTTGTTTCTGCGCGAGCTGTAGCTCAGCTCCCCCTTCTTTGCGAGTATTGTTTGCCATTTTTAAAACGGGGCGGCCTTTTTTGCGCGATGAAAGGGCCGCAGCCTCAAAAGGAGATTGAGGCTGCCCAACATGCTTTAAAAGAGCTTGGCGCAGAAGTTGAAGCAGTCAAAAAATATTCTTTGCCGGATGGCGAAGGCCGAAGTTTAATTTTAATTCGGCAAAAACAATTCATGCCGAAAAAATATCCACGTCCGGGTGGAAAAATAAAAAAGCAACCTTTATAA
- the mnmE gene encoding tRNA modification GTPase MnmE, with translation MRTIAAISTPPGEGGIGIVRISGADAQKIADRVFHSVSGKKIESLSGYTSLFGTVSDGKETFDQCVASNFRAPKSYTGENVVELSCHGGPFLLRKLLSACYAAGACPAEPGEFTKQAFLNGKMDLTQAESVMEMIGAKSEGAARAARAGQSGKLHESICKVKDELMDATSHLAAWADYPDDDVPQVDNEVLKKQLSDSTSRLQKLYDGFGAGKVLCDGVDTVIVGRPNVGKSTLMNLLSGTQKSIVTAFAGTTRDIVEDTISLGGIPLHLADTAGLRESTDPIEQIGVERTRERLNHAQLILAVFDSSELITEEDQKLLQSIGNVPAVAVINKADLQNKLDEEYINKYIKQKVYISALKGEGIEALTDAIKTIFHTGEIDPSAGILFTERQKDVIRRALECSKEARDAFLRGMTLDAVTVSVEGALSALLEFTGERVTDAVVEEVFKNFCVGK, from the coding sequence ATGAGAACCATTGCCGCAATCAGTACACCACCTGGAGAAGGTGGAATTGGAATCGTAAGAATTTCTGGAGCTGATGCTCAAAAAATCGCCGATCGGGTTTTTCATTCCGTTTCGGGTAAAAAAATAGAATCTTTGTCTGGATATACTTCCCTATTTGGGACTGTTTCTGATGGAAAAGAAACATTTGATCAATGTGTTGCTTCCAATTTTCGGGCTCCAAAAAGCTATACGGGCGAAAATGTAGTGGAACTTTCTTGTCATGGGGGCCCATTTCTTTTGAGAAAACTGCTCTCTGCCTGTTATGCGGCAGGAGCATGTCCGGCGGAACCAGGAGAGTTCACAAAGCAGGCTTTTCTAAATGGAAAAATGGATTTAACGCAGGCAGAATCCGTTATGGAAATGATTGGTGCGAAAAGTGAAGGAGCTGCTCGTGCTGCCCGTGCAGGGCAATCCGGAAAGCTTCATGAATCGATTTGCAAAGTGAAAGACGAATTGATGGATGCAACCTCTCATTTGGCAGCTTGGGCGGATTATCCCGATGATGATGTGCCCCAGGTAGATAATGAAGTACTGAAAAAACAACTTTCTGACAGTACGAGCCGTCTGCAAAAACTTTATGATGGGTTTGGAGCAGGTAAAGTTCTCTGCGATGGGGTTGATACAGTCATTGTAGGACGTCCTAACGTTGGAAAGAGTACATTGATGAATTTACTCTCTGGAACGCAAAAAAGCATTGTGACGGCTTTTGCGGGGACAACAAGAGATATTGTAGAAGATACCATCTCCCTGGGCGGAATTCCGCTTCACCTTGCAGATACCGCCGGCTTGCGAGAAAGCACTGATCCCATTGAACAGATCGGTGTTGAACGGACAAGGGAACGTCTAAATCATGCACAGCTGATTCTTGCGGTCTTTGATTCTTCCGAATTAATTACGGAAGAAGATCAAAAGCTTTTGCAGTCGATTGGAAATGTTCCGGCAGTTGCAGTGATTAATAAGGCGGATTTGCAAAATAAATTAGACGAAGAGTATATTAATAAGTATATTAAACAAAAAGTATATATATCGGCATTAAAAGGTGAGGGAATAGAAGCGCTGACGGATGCTATTAAAACGATTTTTCACACAGGAGAGATTGATCCTTCGGCAGGGATTCTATTTACGGAACGTCAAAAAGATGTGATTCGGCGGGCATTGGAATGTTCAAAAGAAGCGCGGGATGCATTTTTAAGAGGAATGACGCTGGATGCGGTTACAGTTAGTGTGGAAGGAGCGCTTTCTGCACTTTTGGAATTTACCGGAGAGAGAGTAACCGATGCGGTCGTGGAGGAAGTTTTTAAAAACTTCTGCGTAGGCAAATAG